The DNA segment AATGAATTCGGGGACTACAAACGCCTTTTCAAAAACACACATACTGATTATCAGGTTTTTAGATACTAAAAAAAATCAAAAAACGCAAATAAAAATGACTTTTTAACATTTTCAGGGGGCAATTTGCTCAACTTGGGTTAATATCACACCATTTTGTTAAAGCCAACAAAATGGTTTAGTTCTCAATTATTTTGTTTCAAATTCTACCTTCGTTTTATTATTAGAATGTCTAAAAATGTCTAAATAAATGTCTAAACTATTTCTAATTATCCATTTTTAGACATTTTCCAAATTTTACCATTTATCTCAATTATTCCTTTTTTTCTTAGAGCCTGAAGATTATTTTTAATCTTAGTTCGTTTTTGTTCAATACTTAATATATCAGGAAGTTTTTCTAATAAAACAGATTCAAAATTTTGTCTTTTGCCTTCTTTAAACTTTTTTAAATAATCAGTTATTACTTTCTGTATGTAGTCATCATCAATACCTCTCATTTTTATATAATCAACTTCTTGCCCTGTGGCTTCGGCTACCGATGCCGAAACAAAGTAATTTGGATTACGTCCTTCAATAAGTCCTTCTTTACGTAACGATACGGCTGCTTCTTTGGTAATGTCTAATTTTTTCTGAACTCTATCTAACAAAACAACATTTGATAAGGATAAATCTTTCCTCTCAATTAATAGTTTGGAATAATTTTCATCTATTGAATGACCATAAATTTGCAGAATAACCTTTTGTGATTCTGAAAGCAAATAATCGGGCAGTGGAAAATATCTATTCTTTTGAGAAAGATACATTGTATGAATTCCATAACCCAAAGTATCTATCATTCCTAAATTAACCATTGCTTGTGCCAACCAAGGATTTCGGTATTTATCAGGTGTTTTATCACCTGCTGAATAATCATCTGGATTTCCTTCAAAGAAACTACCTGCATTAGCAAATATTAGTTTGTCAATTTTTTCGGTTACAATGATTCTACGGTTTAGTGAATAATCTTGATGTGCAATACAATTGTGCATTGCTTCTAAAATAGTACGAGTATCATATTTGTCCACAGTAGTTGCAAGCAATTCATTATCAGGAAAAAATTTATACTTTATATTTCTAATATTCTTCAAAACTTGTGAAGTATTTAAAAGTAACGGGCAAGAAAAATGCTCATAAGCTTTTTCTTCTGTTTCTAATTTCCACGTTATTTCTGCAATTGATGGCAGAAGATAATGCGATGCTTCTTCCTTGCCTAAAAGCAAAATTGCTGCATTTGTAATTTTACCATTTATAGTAACTTTTGCCTTATCTAAGAAAGTTTGAGTATCCCAATTATCAATTTCGTTATAGTATTTTGCTTTACTGCTTTTTTCCTTAAATTTTTCTCTTGCAACAGCAATAGCATCAGTATCTAAATCAGGAATACTTGCACTATCAATTATTTTTGTACTCCAATCTTCAAGTGAATTGTAGATTATACGCACATACTCAGGAAAATTTCGCAAATCGGTTTTATTACTACCAATTCTGATAAATGGCTTTTTCTTAAAGTGTGTTGGTTCGCCTTTGGCAGAAGGAATACGAAGCATTACTACATTATTACCGTGATAAGCAAACTCAAATATTTCAAAATTAATTTTTGGATGTAATAAATTGCGTACCCATAATTCTAAATCTTGATTTCCTTGTTTGGCAGTAGTAAAACAAAAATTTGTTCCTTTAACTTCGTGGGTATCATCATCAACTCCCCAAACCAAATAGCCAAATGGCTGATTGCTAATGGTAGCACCATTGCTCATTGCCGAAACATACTCGCCAATTTGTTCGTTGGTAATACTGCCAGCACCCATTTTAAATTCAATCCACTGGGTTTCTATTGGGTGAGCAACTAACTCCTCTAAAAGTTTAATTAATTCTTCATTTCTCATTTTAAAGCCTCCTTAATTATTCTAACCTCCTCAATACTATCCAATGTTTCAATATTATTACGCACAGGGTGGTTAGGGTTGTATAAACGCTCAAACTCGCTTTGTATTATTGCCAACTTTTCTTCTTCGCTCATCTCATCTGTTATGGGCTTTAAATCGCCTAAGTGTTTTAGGATTTCTTTATTGGCGGTTTTTAGTTCTTCAGGGAAGTAGAGTTCGTAAAATATTGTATCTGAAACAATAACAAAAAATGATAAAACTGTATTATCAGTTATCGCAATAATGTAAGGATGATAGCCTTTATTAATTTCAACAAAATCTTTTATATAATCGTATACAAATGATGTATTCAAATAACTCTTGTCCAAAAAATCAACAGAACGATTTTCCAAATAGCTGAATTGAAAAGCATCTTGATTTTTATTTATTAATCTAATTGAATTGGAAATACTATCATCGC comes from the Bacteroidota bacterium genome and includes:
- a CDS encoding transcriptional regulator encodes the protein MRNEELIKLLEELVAHPIETQWIEFKMGAGSITNEQIGEYVSAMSNGATISNQPFGYLVWGVDDDTHEVKGTNFCFTTAKQGNQDLELWVRNLLHPKINFEIFEFAYHGNNVVMLRIPSAKGEPTHFKKKPFIRIGSNKTDLRNFPEYVRIIYNSLEDWSTKIIDSASIPDLDTDAIAVAREKFKEKSSKAKYYNEIDNWDTQTFLDKAKVTINGKITNAAILLLGKEEASHYLLPSIAEITWKLETEEKAYEHFSCPLLLNTSQVLKNIRNIKYKFFPDNELLATTVDKYDTRTILEAMHNCIAHQDYSLNRRIIVTEKIDKLIFANAGSFFEGNPDDYSAGDKTPDKYRNPWLAQAMVNLGMIDTLGYGIHTMYLSQKNRYFPLPDYLLSESQKVILQIYGHSIDENYSKLLIERKDLSLSNVVLLDRVQKKLDITKEAAVSLRKEGLIEGRNPNYFVSASVAEATGQEVDYIKMRGIDDDYIQKVITDYLKKFKEGKRQNFESVLLEKLPDILSIEQKRTKIKNNLQALRKKGIIEINGKIWKMSKNG